One part of the Granulicella arctica genome encodes these proteins:
- a CDS encoding (R)-mandelonitrile lyase — translation MDIKRVGTQASGKGPADWFTGTVRVDPLFQAPEPALVSGASVTFEPGARTAWHTHPLGQTLIVTAGAGWVQLEGGLIQDIRQGDVVWFAPGEKHWHGATSTTAMTHIAIQEKLDGKVVDWMEHVTDEQYLKAR, via the coding sequence GTGGATATCAAACGAGTTGGAACGCAGGCATCCGGCAAGGGACCTGCCGATTGGTTTACCGGCACCGTACGCGTCGATCCATTGTTTCAAGCGCCTGAACCGGCGCTCGTATCCGGCGCAAGCGTCACATTCGAGCCAGGCGCACGCACAGCGTGGCACACTCATCCCCTTGGTCAGACTCTGATCGTGACAGCGGGCGCAGGGTGGGTGCAACTGGAAGGTGGACTCATTCAGGACATCCGTCAGGGGGATGTTGTCTGGTTTGCTCCCGGCGAAAAACACTGGCATGGCGCGACTTCAACGACGGCTATGACCCACATCGCCATCCAGGAAAAGCTCGACGGCAAAGTCGTCGATTGGATGGAGCATGTCACCGACGAGCAATATCTCAAGGCTCGTTGA
- a CDS encoding aldo/keto reductase, with protein MQKRALGTSGLEVSAIGLGCMRMSAGHGEVAGTKKEMIALIRGAVERGITFFDTAQVYGPFVNEKLVGEALAPLRDQVIIATKFGFNFGPKADSKSQGLCSRPEYIRQTVEDSLKRLRVDAIDLLYQHRVDPDVPIEEVAGTVRDLIQQGKVKHFGLSEAGAQTIRRAHAVQPVTALQSEYSLWWKRPEEEIISTLEELGIGFVPYSPLGKGYLTGTITEDTKFDPNDNRGTFPRFSPAALKANRGLVDVIQAFAEHKHATLAQIALAWLLAQKPWIVPIPGTTKLQRLEENIGSTRVELTANDLQELNSTTAKITVEGDRYPKDLERMTYR; from the coding sequence ATGCAAAAGCGAGCATTAGGAACCAGCGGGCTCGAGGTCTCCGCCATAGGGCTGGGATGCATGAGGATGAGTGCCGGCCACGGAGAAGTTGCAGGCACCAAAAAGGAGATGATTGCTCTGATACGAGGCGCAGTCGAACGGGGCATCACCTTCTTCGACACAGCTCAGGTTTACGGGCCGTTTGTGAACGAAAAGCTTGTCGGAGAGGCACTTGCCCCGTTACGGGATCAGGTGATCATCGCGACCAAGTTCGGTTTCAACTTTGGGCCTAAGGCGGACTCTAAGTCGCAGGGGCTGTGCAGTCGGCCCGAGTACATCCGGCAGACGGTGGAAGACTCGCTCAAGAGGCTTCGTGTCGATGCGATCGACCTGCTCTACCAGCATCGCGTCGACCCCGACGTGCCAATTGAAGAGGTTGCAGGCACGGTGCGAGACCTGATCCAGCAGGGCAAAGTCAAACACTTCGGGCTCTCTGAAGCAGGCGCACAGACAATCAGACGAGCACATGCTGTCCAACCTGTCACGGCGCTGCAAAGCGAGTACTCACTGTGGTGGAAGCGGCCCGAAGAAGAGATCATCTCGACACTGGAGGAACTAGGCATAGGGTTCGTTCCCTACAGCCCTCTGGGAAAGGGCTATCTCACCGGAACGATCACAGAAGACACGAAGTTCGATCCAAACGACAACCGTGGCACGTTCCCGCGGTTTTCCCCGGCGGCTCTCAAGGCGAATCGTGGATTAGTAGATGTCATTCAAGCGTTCGCAGAGCACAAGCATGCGACGCTCGCCCAGATAGCGCTAGCATGGCTGCTCGCCCAGAAGCCATGGATCGTCCCAATCCCAGGCACTACAAAACTACAGCGGCTGGAGGAGAACATCGGGTCGACTCGCGTCGAACTCACAGCGAACGATCTCCAGGAACTCAACAGCACAACCGCCAAGATTACTGTAGAAGGTGACCGGTATCCGAAGGATCTAGAGCGCATGACTTATCGATAG
- a CDS encoding glycoside hydrolase family 43 protein produces the protein MYKNPVLNADYSDPDVIRVGDRFYLVASSFDAVPGLPILESYDLVNWRLIGRALARQLPLDRYSVTQHGNGVWAPALRFHNGEFYLYYPDPDFGIYMVKAKNAAGPWSQPLLVKAAKGWIDPCPLWDEDGKAYLVSGLAGSRAGAKSVLIISRMKPDGTELLDGGAIVYDGHGEDSTIEGPKLYKRHGYYYIFAPAGGVPTGWQVVLRSRNIFGPYERRKVLQQGTTTINGPHQGAWVDTGTGEDWFLHFQDRGWLGRVVHLEPMKWADDWPEIGDEAQGPIGQPVLSYRKPKTLHPSTPRNPADSDEFNEAALGLQWQWQADPEPTWSFPSQALGVLRLIDTPAPPQAHNLWNTPAVLLQKLPAPRLMATTKLKATILNQGDRAGLILLGKDYGALALTKTEHGNVLRQLLCMSANLGTSERIVAEVPLSQDDVYLRVAVDEGSVSFSYSVDGKEFRPIGQRFMAQPGIWIGAKVGIFASGVTDHGEFGYADFDWFRLTALP, from the coding sequence ATGTACAAGAATCCGGTTCTGAACGCTGACTATTCGGATCCTGACGTCATCCGCGTTGGAGACCGGTTCTATCTGGTGGCGTCGAGCTTCGACGCTGTACCGGGACTCCCGATCCTGGAGTCCTATGATCTGGTGAACTGGCGGCTCATCGGACGTGCGCTTGCGAGACAGCTCCCCCTCGATAGGTATAGCGTGACGCAGCATGGAAATGGAGTGTGGGCACCGGCACTACGCTTTCACAACGGAGAGTTCTACCTCTACTATCCTGATCCGGACTTCGGGATTTACATGGTGAAGGCGAAGAACGCTGCGGGGCCTTGGTCCCAGCCGCTGCTAGTCAAGGCCGCCAAGGGGTGGATCGACCCGTGTCCATTGTGGGATGAGGATGGGAAGGCCTACCTGGTGTCGGGCTTGGCTGGGAGCCGTGCCGGCGCCAAGAGCGTCCTCATCATCAGCCGCATGAAGCCCGATGGCACAGAGCTATTGGATGGCGGAGCAATCGTCTATGACGGACACGGCGAAGACTCCACCATAGAAGGGCCAAAGCTTTACAAGCGTCATGGGTACTATTACATCTTTGCCCCAGCTGGAGGTGTCCCAACGGGCTGGCAGGTTGTGCTGCGATCCCGGAATATCTTCGGGCCGTATGAGCGTCGCAAAGTACTGCAGCAAGGGACCACGACGATCAACGGCCCGCACCAGGGAGCTTGGGTCGATACCGGGACCGGAGAGGATTGGTTTCTCCATTTTCAAGATCGCGGCTGGCTCGGGAGAGTTGTGCATTTAGAACCGATGAAATGGGCCGACGACTGGCCCGAAATCGGAGATGAGGCACAGGGTCCGATCGGCCAGCCAGTACTATCGTACAGAAAGCCTAAAACACTGCACCCATCTACACCTCGGAACCCAGCCGATAGCGATGAATTTAATGAGGCTGCACTTGGACTACAGTGGCAGTGGCAGGCTGACCCGGAGCCCACGTGGAGCTTTCCCTCTCAAGCCTTGGGCGTACTCCGATTGATCGATACTCCTGCCCCTCCGCAGGCGCACAATCTATGGAATACTCCGGCCGTTCTTTTGCAGAAGCTACCTGCACCTAGACTGATGGCGACCACCAAGCTAAAAGCGACCATCCTCAACCAGGGCGACCGGGCGGGTCTCATCCTGTTGGGCAAAGACTATGGGGCTCTGGCGCTTACGAAGACCGAACATGGCAATGTGCTTCGCCAATTGCTGTGCATGTCGGCCAATCTTGGGACTTCCGAAAGAATCGTAGCTGAAGTGCCTCTATCGCAGGATGACGTGTACCTGCGAGTCGCAGTGGACGAAGGCAGCGTGTCATTCAGCTATAGCGTAGATGGGAAAGAATTCCGTCCCATCGGCCAACGGTTTATGGCACAACCAGGTATATGGATAGGAGCGAAGGTGGGAATCTTCGCCAGTGGGGTGACAGATCACGGTGAATTCGGATATGCAGACTTCGATTGGTTTCGGTTGACTGCACTGCCGTAG
- a CDS encoding TonB-dependent receptor — protein MRKIAYSLLPVIVITLFAGILSAQTTGLGTISGRVLDPTGAVIPSAHITVTNTATGVALSISSNDEGLYRAGDLVPGPYTIAVSANGYKALLREGITLVSDASETADLSLTIGQSSQQVMVYADASLLNLSSGSDGQVVSTQQIEDTPTAGANPLLLLKFNSAIQTSDASNLYMNGSYNAGAANSRIGSAGQISKNEYMLDGAPDQASNHTVAYAPPPDEVNEMFTDVMGFDAQVGKTLGIYTNVTSKTGTEQFHGSARWTYEDQRWQALTHFARVNIVTACTTGTAAQCAVAQAQNLQPGTHENNWGVSIGGPVIIPHLFDGRQKKLFFFFGSVRDQFTGVSNTSVTVPTVQERGLNGSNADFSDLPGCPSACGAYTIYDPLTVKAAGSTNYTRTSFAGNVIPANRINNPMTALFNAVLPMPNNGGAIGLNGLGNYTYNQLQPQTFTAYTPRIDYALRDNDRFFARASKIHYFQDTHGFTTNDVDEGIVNQDALILSVGWTHVFSPNLVMDNTIGYSRYLNGLQEPGLLKYPATSIGLPDYLQSEAMAAGFNGPPLVQFASPPNTPYNQVGAKSYPPNYDKIGNYRTGITFSHGAHTFKAGAEYRLQVAIGTPEGNITGLLNFDNTFTRQNSNGTGSPQQLGLDYAAYLLGMQTSATLDTQVLWKRSNPYYAFWGGDNWRVNSKLTINTGLRFEYEFGPTESGNRQMMYFDPNQALPTASDVNSAYAANYAVYAAAFPAGLPAPPTSLNIKGGPVYAGVNGVGTRAWVDSWRLLPRFAAAYALRPSLVIRGGYGLFYDTNNVLNQNPDLTGFSATTTTASTSDNGVGLDGNWVGANPYAGTSPVTNPFPALSNGNNFVQPLGSSLGAMAIAGNSWSFYPKDFLPARQQRWNVTVEKQIGSSTVLHVDYIGSWTTRLQVSQNLNSVPEAYFTGGDVLNPNNGTLSGTVKGNPFLYKNMSNLATSSPVIYQNVLTQRSQFTSSNVSIAKLLEPYPQLGTLTEYAPVGNSKFNELNLSWRRRMSNGLSFAINYQQNWQSDQDWFANSFDAVPSWEPSNNSRPYRLAAIGTWELPFGKNKPFANHGLMSKAFGGFKLDNAYEQQEGALLSFSNVIFTGGDPKSIKLAHPTYGEWFNTTNFDKIPADQLGAYNLRVFPSRVPGVRQQGYGNLNSNLERSIPLTERVDMKLRFECFDVFNHTLVAAPNTTPTSAQFGQVTGNAQNFSRFIQIQGKIMF, from the coding sequence ATGCGAAAGATTGCGTATTCCTTGCTGCCTGTAATCGTGATTACGCTCTTTGCCGGAATACTGTCGGCACAAACGACGGGCCTGGGAACTATATCCGGAAGAGTGCTGGACCCAACTGGGGCCGTTATACCGAGTGCACATATTACGGTCACCAATACGGCCACCGGAGTAGCGTTATCGATAAGCAGTAACGATGAAGGACTTTATCGTGCCGGAGACCTGGTTCCCGGACCCTACACGATTGCGGTCAGCGCAAACGGGTACAAAGCATTGCTGCGGGAAGGGATTACGCTGGTTTCGGATGCATCAGAGACGGCAGACCTCAGCTTGACCATCGGTCAGTCATCGCAGCAGGTGATGGTATATGCAGATGCGTCCCTATTGAACTTGTCTTCCGGTTCGGACGGACAGGTTGTGAGCACGCAGCAGATTGAGGACACGCCCACGGCTGGCGCCAACCCGCTGCTGCTCCTAAAGTTCAACTCTGCCATTCAAACCAGCGATGCCTCAAACCTGTACATGAACGGCAGCTACAACGCGGGAGCCGCGAACTCTCGCATCGGATCCGCAGGGCAGATCTCAAAGAACGAGTACATGCTGGACGGTGCTCCGGACCAGGCAAGCAATCACACTGTCGCCTATGCTCCGCCTCCTGATGAGGTAAACGAGATGTTTACCGACGTAATGGGGTTCGATGCCCAGGTAGGCAAGACACTGGGAATTTATACCAACGTCACCAGCAAGACGGGCACCGAGCAGTTTCATGGATCGGCACGTTGGACATACGAGGATCAACGCTGGCAGGCTCTGACTCACTTCGCGCGCGTAAACATCGTCACGGCCTGCACGACAGGAACGGCGGCACAATGCGCTGTCGCCCAGGCGCAAAACCTCCAACCGGGGACCCACGAAAACAACTGGGGCGTCAGCATTGGCGGACCGGTTATTATTCCCCATCTCTTCGACGGCAGGCAGAAGAAGCTCTTCTTCTTCTTCGGCTCTGTCCGGGATCAGTTCACAGGCGTGTCTAACACGTCGGTGACTGTGCCGACTGTGCAGGAGCGTGGTCTGAATGGATCGAATGCAGACTTCTCCGACCTTCCCGGATGTCCTTCCGCTTGCGGCGCTTACACGATCTACGATCCATTGACCGTAAAGGCTGCGGGGTCGACCAACTATACCCGCACCTCTTTCGCAGGCAATGTGATTCCCGCCAATCGTATTAACAACCCCATGACGGCGCTGTTTAACGCTGTCTTGCCCATGCCCAACAACGGCGGCGCGATTGGGCTGAATGGCTTGGGCAACTACACCTACAACCAGTTACAACCCCAGACCTTTACCGCATACACTCCGCGCATCGACTACGCGTTGAGAGATAACGATCGCTTCTTCGCGCGCGCATCGAAGATTCACTATTTCCAAGATACGCATGGATTCACAACCAACGATGTCGATGAGGGAATAGTAAATCAGGACGCGTTGATCCTTTCCGTGGGCTGGACGCATGTTTTTAGCCCGAACCTTGTGATGGATAATACGATTGGATATTCGCGATACTTGAACGGATTGCAAGAGCCAGGGCTCTTGAAGTATCCGGCTACCTCCATAGGTCTGCCTGACTATCTCCAGAGTGAAGCGATGGCCGCGGGATTCAATGGTCCGCCACTGGTGCAATTCGCCAGCCCTCCCAATACTCCGTACAACCAGGTCGGCGCGAAAAGCTATCCTCCCAACTACGATAAGATCGGAAACTATCGTACTGGAATTACATTTTCGCACGGAGCCCATACCTTCAAAGCCGGCGCTGAATACCGGTTGCAAGTGGCGATCGGTACGCCTGAGGGAAATATCACCGGCTTACTGAACTTCGATAACACATTTACCCGCCAGAACAGCAACGGTACAGGCAGCCCGCAACAGCTGGGCCTGGACTACGCAGCATATCTGCTGGGCATGCAAACTTCGGCCACACTCGACACCCAGGTTCTGTGGAAGCGGAGCAATCCCTACTATGCATTCTGGGGCGGCGACAACTGGCGTGTGAACTCTAAGCTAACCATCAACACCGGCTTGCGCTTCGAGTATGAGTTCGGCCCCACAGAATCCGGCAATCGGCAGATGATGTACTTCGATCCTAATCAGGCGCTTCCAACTGCTAGTGATGTGAACAGCGCTTATGCAGCTAATTATGCAGTCTACGCGGCCGCGTTTCCGGCTGGATTGCCTGCTCCTCCTACATCGCTGAACATTAAGGGAGGTCCTGTTTACGCGGGTGTGAATGGCGTGGGCACGAGAGCCTGGGTGGATAGCTGGCGTTTGCTGCCCAGGTTTGCCGCAGCCTACGCTCTACGACCTTCCCTCGTGATCCGGGGCGGGTATGGACTGTTCTACGACACAAACAATGTGTTAAATCAGAACCCCGATCTTACAGGTTTCTCAGCGACCACGACCACTGCCTCTACAAGCGATAACGGAGTGGGGTTGGACGGAAACTGGGTGGGTGCAAATCCATATGCGGGAACCTCTCCTGTGACCAATCCGTTCCCAGCCTTATCCAACGGCAATAACTTTGTCCAGCCTCTCGGATCGTCGCTGGGCGCCATGGCGATCGCGGGCAACAGCTGGAGCTTTTATCCGAAAGACTTCCTGCCGGCGCGCCAACAACGCTGGAATGTTACGGTTGAAAAACAGATTGGCTCATCAACCGTCTTGCATGTCGATTACATTGGGTCGTGGACGACGAGACTCCAGGTGAGCCAGAATCTCAACTCCGTGCCAGAGGCCTACTTTACGGGGGGCGACGTGCTGAACCCCAACAATGGCACATTGAGCGGCACCGTGAAGGGCAATCCGTTCCTTTACAAAAACATGAGCAACTTGGCTACTTCTTCTCCGGTTATCTACCAGAATGTTCTGACTCAACGGTCGCAATTCACAAGTTCCAACGTAAGCATCGCCAAGCTGCTCGAACCCTACCCACAGCTTGGAACTCTCACGGAGTATGCCCCAGTTGGCAATTCAAAATTTAATGAGCTAAACCTATCGTGGCGGCGGAGGATGTCGAACGGACTAAGCTTCGCTATCAACTATCAACAGAACTGGCAGAGCGATCAGGATTGGTTCGCCAATTCATTCGATGCGGTTCCGAGTTGGGAGCCGAGCAACAATTCGCGTCCGTACCGCCTTGCCGCAATCGGAACTTGGGAGCTTCCTTTTGGGAAGAACAAGCCGTTTGCTAACCATGGGTTGATGTCGAAGGCGTTTGGCGGATTCAAACTCGACAATGCTTACGAGCAGCAGGAGGGCGCACTGCTCAGCTTTAGCAATGTCATCTTCACCGGAGGAGACCCGAAGAGCATCAAGCTAGCCCACCCGACATACGGCGAATGGTTCAATACGACGAACTTCGACAAGATACCCGCGGATCAACTGGGAGCATACAATTTGCGCGTGTTTCCCTCAAGGGTTCCAGGCGTTCGTCAACAGGGTTATGGGAATTTGAACTCCAATCTGGAACGCAGTATCCCGCTCACGGAACGAGTCGATATGAAGCTTAGGTTCGAGTGCTTCGATGTGTTTAATCACACTTTAGTGGCCGCTCCGAACACAACCCCAACTTCAGCTCAGTTTGGACAGGTGACGGGTAATGCGCAAAACTTCTCCCGATTCATACAAATACAGGGGAAGATCATGTTTTAG
- a CDS encoding carbon-nitrogen hydrolase family protein, with translation MKETNLILAVAQSGSIPGDVSANVARHLRFGVVAAEHGVQFLVFPELSLTGYEPALARSNSVHPHDPKLDPLRRLAEEARMTVVVGAPILNDKRELHIGALAICSDGMVSTYTKQHLHPGEDEVFTPGLGGPMLSVEGAAVALAICADTTYPQHPASAAACGANVYAAGVLITENGYASDTALLRQYSLQHKMAVLMANHSAPTGGWVSAGKSAIWSDDGELVATSPGTEEGLLIATRHKRIWDGMSLSVPTVSSAIGSQTGSR, from the coding sequence ATGAAGGAGACCAACCTGATCCTGGCTGTCGCACAATCGGGGTCCATTCCCGGCGACGTGTCGGCAAATGTCGCTCGTCATCTGCGATTCGGGGTCGTTGCTGCGGAGCATGGCGTTCAGTTTCTTGTCTTTCCCGAGTTGTCCCTGACGGGATACGAACCAGCCTTGGCCCGGTCGAATTCAGTTCATCCTCACGACCCCAAATTGGATCCGTTGCGTCGTCTTGCCGAAGAGGCGCGTATGACGGTAGTGGTGGGGGCCCCAATACTCAACGATAAGCGCGAATTGCATATCGGGGCGCTCGCCATCTGTTCCGATGGCATGGTATCGACATACACAAAACAACACCTTCACCCAGGTGAAGATGAAGTATTCACTCCCGGCTTGGGTGGGCCCATGTTGTCAGTCGAGGGCGCGGCCGTTGCTTTAGCGATCTGCGCAGACACAACGTACCCGCAGCACCCGGCCAGCGCTGCGGCATGTGGTGCGAATGTCTATGCGGCAGGCGTTTTGATCACCGAGAACGGATACGCATCAGACACGGCTTTGCTCAGGCAGTACTCGCTCCAACATAAGATGGCCGTCCTCATGGCTAACCATAGTGCGCCAACTGGAGGATGGGTTTCGGCAGGCAAAAGCGCTATCTGGTCCGACGACGGAGAGTTGGTGGCCACAAGTCCAGGAACGGAGGAAGGTTTACTCATTGCGACCAGGCACAAGCGTATATGGGATGGCATGTCGCTGTCAGTTCCAACGGTTTCTTCCGCGATAGGCTCCCAAACTGGCTCCCGGTAG
- a CDS encoding GH39 family glycosyl hydrolase: MLRSNLHHPLRLSLLLLLLTTLFGTPFQADSQQTAKRQIVVDIAQAGTPVDRFFDLSVGSDYPGTLIRNDSQEQLKVAVDELGFRYLRFHAIFHDVLGTVRIEDGKTIYDWTKVDQLYDELLAMHIKPFVELGFTPKALATSNNSIFYWKGNTSHPNPAGWHDLIAAFIHHIEARYGQQEVRSWFFEVWNEPNLSGFWEGADQQAYFKLYDQTSNTIKSIDPALRVGGPATAGVGWIPEFLAHVKQSGAAIDFVATHTYGVDGGFLDENGQSDTKLSPSPDAIIGDVRHVREQVAVSAFPDLPVYFTEWSTSYTPRDVIHDSYVSAPYILSKLKGSEGLVQGMSYWTYTDLFEEPGPPTAAFQGGFGLLNRDGIRKPAFFAYKYLHALQGNALHSNDPQSMMAVKGDNVEALLWDFKQPEQRVSNRSFYTKLLPSVPAAPVELHVTHMSPFTKYHLEVHRTGYQANDAYSAYIKMGAPKDLSTKQIAQLNEFTRDRPEKTQIVRSNKDGEVAVTVPMRSNDIVLILLTRTSGRD, translated from the coding sequence ATGTTGAGATCGAATTTACATCATCCTTTAAGGCTATCCCTCCTGCTTTTGCTTTTGACCACGTTATTCGGTACACCTTTTCAGGCTGATTCGCAGCAGACCGCGAAGCGTCAAATCGTCGTAGACATCGCGCAAGCTGGCACGCCAGTGGACCGCTTCTTTGACCTTTCTGTCGGTTCCGATTACCCGGGGACACTTATTCGCAACGATAGCCAGGAGCAGCTCAAGGTTGCGGTTGACGAGCTGGGATTTCGCTATCTACGCTTCCATGCCATCTTCCATGATGTGTTGGGGACCGTTCGCATCGAAGATGGCAAGACCATCTATGACTGGACGAAGGTCGACCAGCTCTATGACGAACTCTTAGCCATGCACATCAAACCCTTCGTAGAGCTCGGTTTCACACCGAAAGCGCTAGCAACATCCAATAACAGTATTTTTTATTGGAAGGGCAACACCTCACATCCGAATCCAGCAGGCTGGCACGACCTGATAGCGGCCTTTATTCACCACATCGAGGCGCGATATGGACAGCAGGAGGTGCGCTCCTGGTTCTTCGAAGTGTGGAACGAACCCAACCTCTCCGGATTTTGGGAAGGCGCAGATCAGCAGGCCTACTTCAAGCTCTACGACCAGACCTCAAACACGATAAAGAGTATCGATCCGGCGCTTCGTGTAGGCGGGCCGGCTACGGCTGGAGTTGGCTGGATCCCTGAGTTCCTGGCCCATGTCAAGCAAAGCGGAGCCGCCATCGATTTCGTCGCGACCCATACTTACGGCGTGGACGGAGGATTCCTTGATGAAAACGGACAGAGCGATACAAAGCTTTCTCCGTCACCGGACGCCATTATCGGAGATGTGCGCCACGTTCGAGAGCAAGTCGCAGTTTCCGCCTTTCCGGACCTGCCCGTGTACTTCACGGAGTGGAGTACGAGCTACACGCCACGAGACGTCATCCATGATTCTTATGTGAGCGCCCCGTACATTTTGAGCAAACTGAAGGGCTCCGAAGGACTCGTACAAGGGATGAGCTATTGGACCTACACGGACCTGTTCGAGGAGCCCGGACCGCCGACCGCGGCGTTTCAGGGTGGATTCGGTTTGCTGAACCGTGATGGGATTCGCAAACCCGCGTTCTTTGCTTATAAGTACCTCCACGCACTACAGGGGAATGCGCTCCATTCCAACGATCCACAATCTATGATGGCCGTAAAGGGAGACAACGTCGAAGCGCTCTTATGGGACTTCAAACAGCCGGAGCAGAGGGTGAGCAACCGCTCTTTCTACACCAAGTTGCTCCCCTCTGTTCCTGCGGCTCCTGTCGAACTACACGTTACGCATATGTCGCCGTTCACAAAATATCACTTAGAGGTGCATCGTACTGGCTACCAGGCGAATGATGCATACTCGGCATACATAAAAATGGGAGCACCCAAGGATTTATCTACAAAACAGATAGCCCAATTGAACGAATTCACTCGCGATCGACCAGAAAAGACACAAATCGTCCGCAGCAATAAGGACGGTGAGGTTGCAGTGACCGTGCCTATGCGGAGCAACGATATTGTCTTGATCCTACTGACGCGCACGTCTGGCAGGGACTAA